The following coding sequences lie in one Chloroflexaceae bacterium genomic window:
- the rpoD gene encoding RNA polymerase sigma factor RpoD has product MSEHLLELARQRGFVTYGDILEAFPQPELHVAEVDQLYARLQAEGIKVVESAADVEQNSGHGEEESLGELPDLAEIAFDDPVRMYLQEIGQVPLLTAEQEVELAQAMEAGDLARQRLEREEYESGTEKAALERAFARGQEARQHLIQANLRLVVSIAKKYTSYGLTMMDLVQEGNIGLMRAVEKFDYKKGHKFSTYATWWIRQAITRAIADQSRTIRLPVHMGEAISQVKRTSHKLQQSMQREPTPEEIAEAMGISAGKVRRTLEASMHPLSLEMPVGQEGEGRMGDFIEDERISTPADAAAASMLREQIEEVLQKLPERERKIIQLRYGLKDGRYRTLEEVGVEFGITRERIRQIEAVALRKLRHPHLGKKLRGYLD; this is encoded by the coding sequence ATGAGTGAGCACTTGCTTGAGCTGGCGCGGCAGCGTGGCTTTGTGACCTACGGCGATATCCTTGAAGCCTTTCCGCAACCAGAGTTGCACGTCGCCGAAGTCGATCAACTCTATGCCCGCCTCCAGGCGGAGGGCATCAAGGTGGTTGAGTCGGCCGCCGATGTTGAGCAGAACTCCGGCCACGGCGAAGAGGAATCACTGGGCGAACTGCCTGATCTCGCTGAGATCGCCTTCGATGATCCGGTACGGATGTATCTCCAGGAGATCGGTCAGGTGCCCCTGCTGACCGCAGAGCAGGAGGTTGAACTGGCTCAGGCGATGGAAGCGGGCGACCTGGCCCGCCAGCGGCTCGAACGCGAGGAGTATGAGAGCGGTACCGAGAAGGCCGCCCTTGAACGGGCCTTCGCCAGGGGCCAGGAGGCTCGCCAGCATCTGATCCAGGCCAATCTGCGCCTGGTGGTCTCGATCGCGAAAAAATACACTTCCTACGGCCTGACCATGATGGATCTGGTCCAGGAAGGGAATATCGGCCTGATGCGCGCGGTTGAGAAGTTTGATTACAAGAAGGGCCACAAGTTCAGCACCTATGCCACCTGGTGGATCCGCCAGGCCATTACCCGCGCCATCGCCGACCAGAGCCGCACCATTCGCCTCCCCGTGCATATGGGTGAGGCGATCAGCCAGGTGAAGCGCACCAGCCACAAGCTCCAGCAGTCTATGCAGCGCGAGCCGACGCCCGAGGAGATCGCCGAGGCCATGGGCATCAGCGCCGGCAAGGTGCGGCGCACCCTCGAAGCAAGTATGCATCCCCTCTCGCTCGAGATGCCGGTGGGCCAGGAGGGCGAAGGGCGCATGGGCGATTTTATCGAAGACGAGCGTATCTCAACCCCCGCCGATGCCGCAGCCGCTTCGATGCTCCGCGAGCAGATCGAGGAAGTGCTCCAGAAGCTCCCCGAACGCGAGCGCAAGATCATTCAGTTGCGCTATGGCCTCAAAGATGGGCGCTACCGCACCCTCGAAGAGGTCGGCGTTGAGTTCGGCATCACTCGCGAACGCATTCGCCAGATCGAGGCCGTCGCGCTGCGCAAGCTGCGCCATCCCCATCTGGGCAAGAAGTTGCGCGGTTACCTCGATTGA
- a CDS encoding PPOX class F420-dependent oxidoreductase: MLLTEGQRQFLEGRHYAVVGTLNADGSIHQTVVWYLLEGEQIRFNVGAESVKARNLRRNPTIAVTIEDGVRYLSLSGVAVVEPLDPELRRRLALRYLGPERVEEWLARRPDVPRASVRVTVRRVHGQGVT, encoded by the coding sequence ATGCTTCTCACAGAGGGTCAACGGCAGTTTCTTGAGGGACGGCACTACGCGGTCGTTGGCACGCTGAACGCCGATGGCAGCATTCACCAGACGGTCGTCTGGTACTTGCTGGAGGGCGAGCAGATCCGTTTTAACGTTGGCGCCGAGAGCGTCAAGGCCCGCAATCTGCGCCGCAACCCGACCATCGCGGTGACGATTGAGGACGGCGTGCGCTACCTTTCGTTGAGCGGGGTTGCCGTGGTTGAACCGCTGGACCCGGAGTTGCGCCGCCGGCTGGCGCTCCGCTACCTTGGACCGGAACGGGTCGAGGAGTGGCTGGCGCGGCGCCCCGATGTCCCGCGCGCCTCGGTGCGCGTGACAGTGCGACGGGTGCACGGCCAGGGAGTGACCTAG